Proteins encoded by one window of Lycium barbarum isolate Lr01 chromosome 11, ASM1917538v2, whole genome shotgun sequence:
- the LOC132620468 gene encoding G-type lectin S-receptor-like serine/threonine-protein kinase At4g27290: MKGLLSLFVCSHFLFILLISVASDRITTGKSIRDGDTIISAGGVYELGFFSPGNSKNRYVGIWYKKIEPRTVVWVANRDIPLNDTSGVLTLKPNGILVLVDNSNVSIWSSNSSRSLKNPRARLLDSGNLVVSDGNDRDPEINLAWQSFDYPGNTLLPGMKLGRNLITGMDWYTSPWKSADDPAPGEYIDRLDFHGYPQLFVLKNSSIAFNSGPWNGITFSVSPNTKPNTHYTFEFFINQQEIYYEYKLKNESLPARMVINPAGQIEHLLWIERSQSWFLYLTIPVDNCDRFALCGPYSSCNINNSPPCDCLKGFKPRDPQQSVADWSSGCVRTTSLNCNQDGFLKFTGIKMPDSRNSWFNESINLEECKKLCLADCNCTAYSNLDVRNGGSGCLQWFGELIDIRELGQNEQNLFVRVAASEEDSDRKRRRNKSGLIAVISAAVATFILSFLAWVSFQRRKRTGPEVGNEDMELPLFDLVGNEDMELPLFDLISVSSATDNFSSGNVIGEGGFGPVYKGVLPNGQEIAVKRLSKYSGQGIQELKNEFIVISKLQHRNLVKLLGCCLEGEERMLIYEFMPNSSLDYFIFDPSRKASLVWKNRFDIAMGISRGLLYLHQDSRLRIIHRDIKTSNILLDSDMNAKISDFGLAKIFGGDQVEGKTKRVIGTYGYMSPEYAVDGKYSVKSDVFSIGVIILEIVSGRKNRKFHHLEHHHNLLGHAWLLWTEGKALELMDKCLKESFSESQVLRCIQVGLLCVQKLPEDRPTMASVVFWLGNEGLVLPQPKQPGFFLERNSMESTEPTDEGYLSNNVSITILEPR, from the exons ATGAAAGGGCTACTTTCTTTATTCGTTTGCTCCCATTTTCTCTTCATCTTACTAATTTCTGTAGCATCAGACAGGATCACTACAGGTAAATCTATTAGAGATGGTGACACAATTATTTCAGCTGGTGGGGTTTATGAACTTGGATTTTTCAGCCCTGGAAATTCCAAGAATCGCTACGTTGGCATATGGTACAAGAAGATAGAACCTAGAACTGTCGTCTGGGTTGCAAATAGAGACATTCCACTAAATGACACTTCAGGAGTGTTAACACTAAAACCCAACGGGATTCTTGTACTTGTTGATAATTCCAATGTCTCAATTTGGTCATCAAACTCATCAAGATCCTTAAAGAATCCAAGAGCGCGGCTCCTGGATTCTGGAAACCTTGTTGTTAGTGATGGAAATGACAGAGACCCGGAAATTAATTTGGCGTGGCAGAGTTTTGATTATCCAGGAAATACTTTATTACCTGGCATGAAGCTTGGACGTAATTTAATCACAGGCATGGATTGGTACACATCTCCATGGAAGAGCGCTGATGATCCTGCTCCCGGTGAATATATAGACCGTCTTGATTTTCATGGATACCCGCAACTTTTCGTGTTGAAAAATTCATCTATAGCATTTAACTCAGGGCCATGGAATGGTATTACATTTAGTGTTAGTCCTAACACTAAACCCAATACACATTATACTTTTGAGTTTTTTATTAATCAGCAGGAAATTTACTATGAATACAAGCTTAAGAACGAGTCACTGCCCGCCAGGATGGTGATCAACCCGGCAGGGCAGATAGAACACCTATTATGGATCGAGCGCAGTCAGAGCTGGTTTCTCTACTTGACAATACCAGTTGATAATTGTGATCGTTTTGCTTTATGTGGTCCTTATTCAAGTTGCAACATCAATAACTCCCCTCCATGTGACTGTCTGAAAGGTTTCAAGCCTAG GGATCCTCAACAGTCTGTAGCAGACTGGTCTAGTGGTTGTGTAAGGACAACTTCTTTGAATTGCAACCAAGATGGTTTTCTTAAATTTACGGGCATCAAGATGCCGGATTCCAGAAACTCCTGGTTTAATGAGAGCATTAACCTTGAAGAATGCAAGAAATTATGCCTGGCTGATTGCAACTGTACAGCCTACTCAAATCTGGATGTTAGAAATGGTGGTAGTGGATGCTTACAATGGTTTGGAGAACTCATTGATATTAGGGAGTTGGGCCAAAATGAGCAAAACCTGTTTGTGAGAGTTGCTGCTTCAGAAGAAG ATTCTGACAGGAAGCGGAGGAGAAATAAGTCAGGCCTGATTGCTGTGATTTCAGCAGCGGTAGCGACATTTATCCTCAGCTTTTTAGCTTGGGTTTCCTTCCAAAGAAGGAAAAGAACAG GTCCAGAAGTTGGTAATGAGGACATGGAGCTTCCATTGTTTGATTTAGTTGGTAATGAGGACATGGAGCTTCCATTGTTTGATTTAATTAGTGTTAGTAGTGCGACTGACAACTTCTCTTCTGGTAATGTGATTGGGGAGGGCGGTTTCGGACCGGTTTACAAG GGTGTCCTACCAAATGGACAAGAGATAGCAGTAAAGAGGCTATCAAAGTATTCTGGACAAGGCATTCAAGAGTTAAAAAATGAATTCATTGTCATTTCCAAGCTGCAACATCGGAACCTTGTCAAGCTATTGGGTTGCTGCCTAGAAGGAGAAGAAAGGATGCTAATCTATGAGTTTATGCCCAACTCTAGCTTGGACTATTTCATTTTTG ATCCAAGCAGAAAAGCATCACTGGTATGGAAGAACCGCTTTGATATTGCTATGGGAATATCTCGAGGTCTTCTTTACCTTCACCAGGACTCAAGATTAAGAATTATTCACAGAGATATCAAAACCAGCAATATTTTATTAGATAGTGACATGAATGCCAAAATTTCTGATTTCGGCCTTGCCAAAATATTTGGTGGAGACCAAGTGGAAGGGAAAACTAAAAGAGTAATAGGGACATA TGGATATATGTCCCCCGAGTATGCTGTTGATGGGAAATATTCAGTAAAATCAGATGTATTCAGTATCGGCGTAATCATTCTAGAAATAGTTAGTGGCAGAAAGAACAGGAAATTTCATCATTTGGAACATCATCACAATCTTTTGGGACAT GCATGGCTACTTTGGACTGAAGGCAAAGCATTGGAACTGATGGACAAATGTTTGAAAGAATCATTTTCAGAATCTCAAGTGTTGAGATGCATCCAGGTCGGTTTGTTGTGCGTCCAAAAACTCCCAGAGGATAGGCCCACAATGGCATCAGTCGTTTTCTGGTTAGGCAATGAAGGTCTGGTGCTTCCTCAACCAAAGCAACCAGGTTTTTTCTTAGAGAGGAATTCAATGGAATCAACAGAGCCAACTGATGAAGGATATCTAAGTAACAACGTGTCGATAACAATTCTAGAGCCGAGATAG